GCGCGGCTGGAGCAGATCGAACAGCGCATCAACCGTCTCGGGCCCATCAACCTGGCGGCCATCGACGAGCATGAACAGCTCTCGGAGCGCAAGGGCTACCTGGACCAGCAGCACGCGGATCTGACCGAGGCCATGGAGACCCTGGAGTCGGCCATCCGCAAGATCGACCGGGAGACGCGGCAGCGCTTCAAGGAGACCTTCGACAAGGTCAATGCCGGCATCCAGCACATGTACCCGCGCCTGTTCGGCGGCGGTGAAGCGTACCTGGAGATGACCAGCGACGATCTGCTGGCGACCGGCATCACCATCATGGCGCGGCCGCCGGGCAAGCGCGTGAGCACCATTCACCTGCTCTCGGGCGGGGAGAAGGCGCTGACGGCGGTGGCACTGATCTTCGCCATCTTCGAGCTGAACCCGGCGCCGTTCTGCATGCTCGACGAGGTGGATGCCCCCCTGGACGAGGCGAACGTGGGGCGGTTCTGCCAGCTGGTCAAGGAGATGTCGGCGCGGGTGCAGTTCATTCTCATTACCCACAACAAGGCCACCATGGAGATCGCCAGCCACCTCATGGGCGTGACCATGCACGAGGCGGGTGTATCGCGGCTGGTGGCGGTGGACGTGGACGAGGCGGCCGAGATGGCGGTGGCCTGACCGGGCAGGAACAAACGGGATCCCGCGGCGTCTCCTGAAAGAGACGCTGGACGATGCGCCGCAGACCATGGACCCTGTACGAATGGCCGACCATTGACCGAACGTCCATGGTGGCGGCAGGCAGAGACAACGAATCGACTTTCGCGGACGGACACGATGGATACATTGCGCTGGATACTGCTGGCTGTTGGCGTGCTCGTGATCGCCGGCCTGTTTGGCTACTACAAATGGCAGGAGCGCCAGGGCAGCAAGGGCAGGAGAAGCACCTCGAAGTCGGCAGGGGTGCGGCGGTCCGTGCGCGGCGATCGCGATGTGGAGGCCGCGCTGCGCGACATGGACGACTTCCTCCTGGATGACGGCATCGACGAAGCGGCTGATCTCCCTGATCTGGAAGCGGAGCCGGATGACGCGCCCGTTGGCCGTGCCCGGGTGCGCACCAGCCATCACGAGACCGTGGATAACGACTCCAGCGTTGGCCCCGTCCGCGTGCGCTCGGTGGCAGACGATGTGGGCGCCGCGGATTTCTCCGATGCCCTGGATGAGGAACCGGCGGACGCCTGGAACGACGATTTCGAGCCGGAATACGACGAAGCGCCGGACGCGTACGAGGACGAGTCCGACCATGAACGGGAAGAAGGGGGCTGGAATCTGGGGCCCGTGCGGATTCCCAGGCCCTCCTGGGTCAAGGATGCCGGCTGGCTGGGCGGTGATCACGGTTCGCGTGCGGACAGCGACGCGCAGGAGGACGATCAGGCGAGCTACGAGGACGCGGTGGCCCAGGCCGTGGGTGAGAAGATCATCGTTCTGCACGTGCACGCGGGCGAAGGGATGTGCTTTACCGCAGACGGTGTGAGCGATGCGCTGGAGCAGGTCGGCCTGCGGCTGGGGCAGCACGAGATCTTCCACCGGCATGTGGAAACGCGTCGTGGCGAGGAGCCGATGTTCAGCGTCGCCAGCATGGTCAAGCCCGGGACACTGGACCCGTCGCAGCCGGAAACCCTCGAGACCCCCGGGCTGGCGCTGTTCATGCAGTTGCCGGGGCCGTTCGACGGCCTGTCAGGGTTCGAGCAGATGCTGGAGACGGCCCGCCGGTTGGCAGACCAGCTCGACGGCCATCTGCTGGACGGCAAGCGCTGCGATCTTACGGCGCAGTCCGTGGAGCACATTCGCGAGGACCTGCGGGAGTACCGCCGACTGGCCCATCTGGCGGCGCGCAAGACGCGGGCGTGAGCCGCCGGTCCTTCGGACCCATGGGTCTTGCTAGCCGTTCAAAAGTCACTGAGACTTGGTTTTACCTGTTGAAAGGTTAGTCACTCCCGGAGCGCACCAGAGACGTCTCTGTAATGCACCATGGTCGTGGTGCATGGAGGTGGGGTGTGTGGCCGTGGTGGGGGGAGGTCGGAGTGGGTTCCGGCGCTCCGCCTAACTTTGCTCCCTGGCGGAAGCAAAGTTTCCGCGTCTCCGGCCTGGTCGATTTACAGCACATCCCTGTGCTGAAAATCGATGGCGGCGTCCCTGCCGCCACCCTTCGGGCCGGGCGGCCTCCGGCGCGGAGCGTCGCGAGTCACCCACTCCGACCTCCCCCCACCACGGCCACACACCGGCTTCTTCCCAGGTACTGTTTCCCTTACAGGTACGCCTTCAGCTCTTCCTTGGCGATGGCGTTCCGGTGGACTTCATCGGGGCCGTCCGCCGTGCGCAGGTGGCGGGCGTAGACGTACATGTCCGCCAGCGGGAAGTCCTCGGTGTAGCCGGCCGCACCGTGGGCCTGGATGGCCCAGTCGATGACCTGGCACGCCATGTCCGGGGCCGCCACCTTGATCATGGCGATCTCCTTCTTCGCCACCTTGTTGCCGACGGTGTCCATCATGTAGGCCGCGTTCAGCGTGAGCCAGCGGAGCTGGTCGATGCGGATACGACTTTCGGCGATCCGCTCCCGCCACACACCCTGCTCGGACAGCGGTTTATGGAACGCGACGCGCTCGCTCAGCCGTTTGCACATGAGCTCGAACGCCCGCTCCGCCTGGCCGATCACCCGCATGACGTGGTGGATGCGCCCCGGCCCCAGCCGGCCCTGGGCGATCTCGAAGCCGCGGCCCTCGCCGAGAATCATGTTCGAGGCCGGCACGCGCACGTTGTCGAACGCGATCTCCGGGTGCCCCTTGGGCGCGTGATAGTAGCCGTACACCGGCATGTCGCGCACGATGTGCACGCCGGGGGTGTCCTTGGGCACGATGATCATGGACTGCTGCTTGTGACGGTCGGGGTTGTCCGGGTCCGTCTTGCCCATGAGGATGAAGACGCGGGTCTTCTCGCTGCAGCCGTTGGTGATGAACCACTTGCGGCCGTTGATCACGTACTCGTCACCATCGCGCTCGATGCGCGTCTCGATGTTGGTGGCGTCGCTGGAGGCAACCGCCGGCTCGGTCATGGCGAAGGAGGACCGGATCTCGCCGTTCAGTAGCGGATACAGCCAGTCCCGCTTCTGCTCCTCGCTGCCGTAGCGGGCGAGTACTTCCATGTTGCCCGTGTCGGGCGCGTTGCAGTTGAACACCTCGGACGACCACATGTACCGGCCCATGATCTCTGCCAGGGGCGCATACTCCAGGTTGGACAGGCCGGCGCCGTACTCCTCCTCGGGCAGGAACAGGTTCCACAGCCCGGCTTCCCGGGCCAGGGGCTTGAGCTCCTCCACCAGCGGAACCGCCGCATAGGCCTTGCCTGCCTGGCGGTTCGCCTCCAGCTCTTCCTTGTAGCGGGCATCGTTGGGCACGATGTGCTCGTCCACGAACGCCTGCAGGCGGTCGCGCAGTTCAAGGGTTCGCTGTGAGTGTTCGAAATGCATGGCAACCTCCGGGGGCGTGTTCAATGATTTGCTGGACACGCCGAGTGTGGTGAACCTGTACAAATGAATCCAATGAATTAACTGGATGCTTAATGATTCATTTGGTGCATGATGGGGCCAGCCGGTGCGGCCGCTTGCCACGGACGAAAACCCTGCTAATGTGACCCGGTTTTCGTGCAATGCGACATTCAACGGGAGAAGCAAGTCATGAGCGTCAAGACTGTCGGTGTGATCGGTGCGGGCACCATGGGCAACGGCATCGCCCAGGCGTTTGCCGTGAGCGGGTTCAGCGTGAAAATGTCCGATATCGGGCAGGAGCAGGTGGACCGGGGGCGCAAGGCGATCGAAAAGAGCCTGGACCGCCTGGTCTCCAAGGACAAGCTCTCCGTGGCCGATCACGGTGCGGCCCTGGGGCGGGTTGAAGGCGTGGTGGGGCTCGATGGCCTTGCCGACTGCGACTTCATCGTCGAAGCGGCCACCGAGCGCGAGGAGCTCAAGCTGGACATCTTCCGCAAGCTCTCGGACTTGGTCAGTGCCGAGACCGTCCTGGCGTCCAACACCTCGTCCATTTCGCTCACCCGCATCGCCGCGGCCACCGCGAACCCGGAGCGGGTCATCGGCATGCACTTCTTCAACCCGGTGCCCGTGATGAAACTGGTGGAGGTGGTGCGTGCGCTGCAGACCAGCGACGCCGTGTTCGAGCAGGTGGAGAGCCTGACCCGGCAGCTGGGCAAGGAGCCCGTGGCCGTGAAGGACAGCCCCGGATTCGCCGTGAACCGTATCCTGGTGCCCATGATCAACGAGGCCTGCTTCGCCTGCGCCGAGGGCATCGCCGCGCCGGAGGACATCGACAAGGTCATGCAGATGGGCGCTAACCACCCCATGGGGCCGCTGGCCCTGGCCGATCTGATCGGCCTGGACACCTGTCTGGAAGTCATGAAGGTGCTGCACTCCGCGCTGGGGGACCCGAAGTACCGCCCGTCGCCGCTGCTGCAGCAGATGGTCGACGCCGGCTACCTGGGTCGCAAGGTCGGTCGTGGCTTCTACGTTTACGACTGAGGCGGCCGGGAACGTCGGCCCCGCCGCCCGCGGTGGCGGGGCCGTCCGGCGCCGCGGGGGCGGTTAGCGCATGCTCGGCTTTCTCCAGGGGTTCGCCTACGGCCTGTTCCTCTCCTGTATCCCGTGGTTCATTGCCGGCATGGTGAATCCGGCAGTGGCGGTGCCCAACGAACCGCCGAGCCGGTGGCACGTCATCCTGCGCTACTGGCTGGGGATTCCGTTTCTCGCCTTCCTGCTCTGGCTGACGTCGCTCTGGGGCGGGTTCGGCCCGACGCTGGCCGGCTGGATCGTCGGGCTCCTTGCCATTGCTGTGGAAGTGCCGCTGGAGCGGGCCTGGCGACGATGGCTGGCACGCCGCCGCGAGAAGCGCCAGCACCGGGAACAGGAGGCGCGCAAGCGGCAGCGGCAGGCCGAGAAGGAGGCGCGCGCGCGGGAAGCGGGGGTCGCCGTGCTCGACCCCGATCACCCGCCCGAGGATGCCGACGCGGTGGTCCAGGCGCTGTGCAACGTGAAGAGACGGCTGCAGGAGGCGCGGCGGGGGGACCTCGCCGTGCAGGTGGACCGCCTGTACTCCCGTTACAGTCACGGTCTTGCGGTCCTGGGCGCGCGCTTCGATCCCGGCGAGCTGACCTATCAGCGGGCCGCAGGGCTCATGGCCGAGGTCTGCCGGGGCGCGCTGGACAACTTCCACGCCATGGCCTCCCAGGCGGCCAGTGTTGCCGGTGTCGACGCCGATTACGTGCGCGGACGCCTGCAGCGTGAAGGTGCTACGCTGCCAGCTGAAGAGCGTCAGGCTCTGGAGCGGCGCCTGGACCTGTTGCAGGAGACGGAAGCGAGCCTGAAAGCGCTGGGCGGCCGTAACGAGGCGGTGATCACCGCGCTGGACGATGCCACGGTCGCGGTGGCCCGGGTCGAGACGGCGCGGCCTCATGCGTCCGTCGCCGCCGAGCGGGCGCTGCAGGATCTGCAGCGCTTTGTCGACGGCGCGGGCCGGTATCAGCGTAGTGAGTGACGGGCGAAAGGCATGACCGAAACCAGTGACGACCACGGCGACGCGACCCTGAAGCTCGCCATCCCGGACCCCGAGGATCTGACGGGCCACGCCGACACGGCCGACGCCGAGGCGACCCTGGCCGCAGAGGCGGATGCGTTCGTGCGCAGAATGCTGGAGGCGGATGCGGAGCACGCCCAGCGGCAGCGCGAGGCGGTGGATACCATGGGTGCCGATGCCCAGCAGGAAGCCGCGCATCGCAGCGCCATGCTGCAGACGCCGCTGCGGCAGCTTGCGCACCAGGGGGATGATGGCGGCCCGGTGGCCCGCTCCCTGGAAGACCTGCGCGCACGCATGGACGACCTCGACCCCCATCGCCACGCGCTCTCCCGCGGTGGCGTGTCGCGCCTGCTCGGGCGCATTCCCGGCGTGGGAAGTCCCATGCAGCGCTATTTCCGGCGATTCGAGACGGCGCAGGAAGCGCTGGACGGCATTATCCACGACCTGGAATCGGGCCGTGACATGCTCCGGCGGGACAATCTCACTCTCAGTGACGATCAGGCCGCGCTGCGGGCCAGCATGGAACGCCTGGAGCGGGACGTGGCCCTGGGCCGCCTGATCGACGAGCGGCTGGTGGCCGCCGCGGCGGAGTACCCGGCCGAGCACCCGCGCCGCGCCTTTCTGGAGAACGAACTCCTGTTTCCGCTGCGCCAGCGCATCACCGATCTGCAGCAGCAGCTGGCCGTGGCGCAGCAGGGCGTGCTGGCGCTGGAAGTGGTCATCCGCAACAACCGTGAACTCATGCGCGGCGTCGATCGCGCCATCAACGTCACCGTCTCGGCGCTGAACGTGGCCGTGACCGTGGCCATGGGCCTGGCCAACCAGCGGCTGGTGCTGGACCGCGTGGAAGCGCTGAACAGTGGCACCTCCGACATGATCGCCGGCACCGCGAAAGCGTTGCGTGGCCAGGGTGTCGATATCCAGAACCGGGCGGCCTCCACGTCCCTGGACATGGAGCAGCTGGAACAGGCCTTTACCGACGTGCTCGCCGCCATCGACGAGGTCTCCCGCTACCGGCGCGAGGCCTTGCCGCGGCTGGACGAACAGATCGACCGGCTGGATCAGCTGGCCGCGCGCGGCCGGGCGTCGGTCCGGTCAATGGACGAGGGGAATGCGAGTCATGACCGGCATGAGCAGTGATGCCGACGCGAGGCCGCCCGCCGACACGGTGAACCGGGTCGTGACCGAACTGCGGGAGCGCCTGGGCGAGCGGGTGTCCACCAACGCCACGGTGCTCGAGCAGCACGGCCATGACGAATCCGGCTGGCCGGTGATGCCACCGGACGCCGTGGTCTTTGCCGGCTCCCGTGACGACGTGGCCACAACTGTGACTGTTTGTGCCCGCCACCGCGTGCCCATGATCCCCTACGGCACCGGCACCGCCGTGGAAGGGCATGTGCAGGCCCTGCACGGCGGCGTCGTCATCGATCTCTCCGGGATGGATCAGGTGGTGGCGGTCAACGCGGCCGACATGGACTGCACCGTGCAGGCGGGCGTGACCCGCAAGCAGCTCAACCGCCACCTGCGCGATACCGGGCTGTTCTTCCCCATCGACCCGGGGGCGGATGCGTCCATCGGTGGCATGACCTCGACCCGCGCCTCCGGCACCAACGCCGTGCGCTACGGCACCATGGCCGGCAACGTCCTCTCCCTCACCGCCGTCCTCCCGGATGGCCGGGTGATCGATACCGGCCGCCGCGCGCGCAAGTCCTCCGCCGGCTACGACCTCACGCACCTGCTCATCGGGGCCGAGGGCACCCTGGGTGTGATCACCGACATTACCCTGCGCCTGCACGGCCTGCCGGAGGCCATCAGCAGCGCCGTGTGCGCATTTCCAACGGTGCGGGATGCCGTGGAGGCGGCCAGCGAGACCATCCAGACCGGCGTCCCCGTGGCCCGGGTGGAACTGCTGGACGAGCTGCAGATGCAGGCCATCAACCGGTACGCCGGCCTGGATCACCCCGAGGCGCCGCACCTGTTCCTGGAGTTCCACGGCTCCCCGGCGGGCGTCGCCGAGCAGGCGGAGACCACCCAGGCCATTGCCAGCGAGCACGGGGGACACACCTTCCAGTGGGCCACCGTCGAAGAGGAGCGCAACCGCCTCTGGCAGGCCCGGCACGACGCCTATCCCGCCGCACTGCAACTGCGCCCGGGCGCCCGGCCGGTGCTGACCGACGTCTGCGTCCCCGTGTCCGCACTGGCCGACTGCATCGCGGACGCCCAGCGCGAACTGGAACGCCTGCCCATGCCCGGCACCATCCTCGGCCACGTGGGTGACGGCAACTTCCACGTCATCCTGCTCTGCGACCCGGAAAGCGCCGACGACTACGCCCGGGCCAAGGCCTTCAATGAACGCCTCGTGGAACGCGCCCTGGCCCTGGACGGCACCTGCACCGGCGAGCACGGCATCGGCATGGGCAAGATGCCCTTCCTCCAGGCCGAGCACGGCGACGCCGTGGCCGTCATGCGCAGCATCAAGGCCGCCCTGGACCCCCACAACCTGATGAATCCGGGAAAGGTGTTCCAGCGAGCCTGATCCGGATAAGGCGGCAATGGCCAGTGAGCTTCCGGCATGGGGCGGGTGCCCTGATCATGGACTGTCCGCGGCCCGGACGGCCGCGGTCAAGCGCCCATGGACGGGTTTACGGCGTGTCCGTGATCGGAACACCGTAGCCCAGGCTCCGGAGCGAAGCCCGCCAGCCTGCCGCTCTATTGATCCGTAAACGTGAAATACGGCGCCGTCGCCCCCCGCGTCTCCCGCGCCTTGCGCAACTCGTCCCGCGCCACACTCCGCAGATGCACCTCATCCGGCCCATCCAGGAACCGCATGGCCCGGCCCCAGGTCCAGAGATAACTCAACGGCGTATCCGGCGTCAGCCCCATGGCGCCAAACACCTGCATGGCCCGGTCCACCACCCGTGTCTGCAGCCGCGCCACCACCGCCTTGATCCCCGACACCGCCGTGCGCGCCGCCCGGGCGCCCTGTGTATCGATCTGCCACGCCGCCTGCAACACCAGCAGCCGCGCCTGATCGATCTCCAGGCGGGACTCCGCGATCCACTCACGGATGTTGGCCTGGTCCGATAGATACTGCCCGAACGTGCGGCGCTCCAGCGCCCGCTCCCGCATCAGCTCCAGCGCCACCTCGCACTGGCCGATGGAGCGCATGCAGTGGTGAATGCGGCCCGGCCCCAGCCGTGCCTGCGCCATGGCGAAGCCCTGGCCTTCCTCGCCGAGAAGATTCTCCGCCGGGACGCGCACGTTCCGGAAGACCAGCTCGCAGTGCCCCTCGGGCGAGTGGTAGTGCATGATGGGGATGTTGCGCACCACCTCCAGCCCCGGTGCATCCATTGGCACCAGCACCATGCTGTGCCGGGCGTGGGGATCGCTGTCCGGGTCCGCATTCGACACCCCGAGCACCACCGCCAGTTGGCAGTTGGGATGGGACGGCCCGGTGATGAACCACTTGCGGCCGTTGATCACGTACTCATCGCCGTCACGGCGGATGGAGGTCTGCATGTTGGTGGCGTCCGATGAGGCCACGTCCGGCTCACTCATGGCGAAGCAGGAGCGGATGGTGCCCTCCAGCAGGGGCCGCTGCCAGCTGTCATACTGGCGGGGGGAAGCGAACAGGTGCAGCAGCTCCATGTTGCCGGTGTCCGGCGCCGAGCAGTTGAACACCTCGGGTGCCCAGTGAACCCGGCCCATGACCTCGGCGATGGGTGCATACTCCAGGTTGCTCAGGGCCGTGCCGGGCTCATCCCCGCGGAGCCCCGGGAGGAACAGGTTCCACAGGCCGTCCCAGCGGGCCAGTGCCTTGATGTCGTCCACCAGCTCCAGTGGATACTGTCCCGTTGCCGCTTCCCGGTGCCACTGGCTGTTGTAGGGCAGAACGTAGTGTTCCATGAACTGAATCACCCGGGATCGCAGTTCCTCGGTTCGGGCGCTGTGCGCGAAATCCATCAGCCGTCTCCGGACAGGTCTACCGCGTGTTAGCGTGAAGGCTCCGGCAGGCGGACAACATGATTCAGGTCAAGGGAGAACAATGAATGCGGCTTGAGGTCGGGTGCGTCATCCGGATGGAGTGTCCGCAGCCAACGCCACTGATCCTGCTGTTGCGGCCGCGCAGTGGCCGGTACCAGTGGATCATCAGTGAACGCTATGCGCTCACGCCCCACGTGCCGGCAACCGAGTACGTCGACGGCTTCGGCAACCTGTGTCAGCGCCTGGTGGCTCCGCCCGGCCTGTTCACCGTGGAGACCTCGGCCGAGGTGGATGTGGCCGCCGAGGAGGCGATCGCCTCCGGTGCGCCTTACGTGCCGGTGGAAACCCTGCCCGACGAGGTGCTGGTCTACCTCATGCCGAGCCGCTTCTGCGAATCCGACCGCCTGGGCGCCGTTGCGAGCGAGGCCGCCGGCAGCGCAGCCATGGGATACGACCAGGTCGCTGCGATCTCGCAGTGGGTGTACCAGCACCTCACCTACCTGCCGGAGTCGGATCCCTCGCCGGTGTCCGCCCTTGAGGTGTACGCCAGGGGCGAAGGGGTCTGCCGTGATTTCGCCCACCTGGCCGTTGCCCTGTGCCGCAGCCTGAATATCCCGGCACGCATGGTGGCCGGCTATCTCCAGGATCTCGAACCCATGGATCTGCACGCCTGGTTCGAAGCCTACGTTGGTGGTCGCTGGTACACGTTCGATCCCACCCGCCCGGGCAACAACAAGGCACGGGTCACGCTGGCCCAGGGGCGCGACGCCGCGGACATCCCGGTGTTCAATCAGTTCGGGCCACCGGTGACGCCGTCGCGCATGGACGTCTTCGTGCGGCCTCTGTCGCGCTGACCGGCGCGTCGGCGCCAGGCGCATGCGGCGGCGTAGGCCACCAGGACGCCCAGGCCCGTGTTCAGGGCCATGGGCACTGCCCGCGGATACCGGTTGAAGAGGGTGGCACCGGTGTCCTGCGGGTCCGGCAGGTCAGCGAGCAGGGTGTCCGTTGCGAAGGGGGTGGTTGCCTTGATGATCCCCCCATCGGGGCCGACCAGGGCAGACGGGCCGTTGTTGATGGCATGCACCATGGGCACGCGATTCTCCACCGCGCGGAGAATCGACGTGCGCAGGTGCATTGATGGCTGCGCTGTTTCACCGAACCAGTTGTTCATCGAGTGCACCACCAGGACCCCGCCGGCGCCATCCACGCCGCGCGCGACCAGCTCGGGGAACACGGTCTCGTAGCAGATGCGCGGGATCACGCGTCGCCCGGCGACTTCAATGGCGTCCGGCCGGTCCCCGGCCGTGAGCGTCTCCATGAAGTCACCGAAGTAGGCCTCCGCGGCGGGGGCCAGCCAGGGCAGGGTGTCTGCCCATGGTAGGTATTCCCCGAAGGGCACCCGGCCCATCTTGCGGTAGTGGCCTGCAGGTGCGCCGTCCGGACCCAGTACGCTTGCGGTGTTGTAGTGGTGCGTCCCGCCGCCCTGATCGGCCGTCTCCGCATCCTGGAACGCCAGGGTGATGCCCAGTTCCCGGGCGGCCTGATGGTAGCGGTGCCGGACACCGGGGTTGCGGTGGTAGCCCTTGTAACGCGCCTCGGGCCAGACCACCAGCTCGGCACCGGCCCCGGCCAGATCGCGGGTCGCCTCCAGCTCCGGGGGCGCCAGACGCGAGTAGCCGGAGGGCAGGGGTGGAATACCCCGGGTTGGCGGGTCGTTGGGCTGCACCACCCCCACGGTCAGGGGGGGCAGGGTCGCGGTTGTCTCACGCCAGTCGTGAAGGGCGGCGATGCCGTAACCGAACCACGCGACCAGCAGGCCGGCGGCGGCCAGCCGAAGCGACAGCCGGCTTCTGTGCCCGGCGACGCGGAGCTGCTCGTGGATCAGTGTCGCCGCCAGGGCCATGAGCAGGTCGAGGGTGCGCACACCGCCCAGGTCCACGCCCTGGATGGCAGGGAGAAACAGGGATTGTCCCTCGCCGGGCCGCAGCGGAAACAGCACAGGGAACAGGTTCAGGACACCGACAAAGACGATGGGCACGAGCAGCAGGTCGGAGAGCCCGGTGACACGTCTCAGCCACTGCAGTGCCAGCGCCGCGAGGGCGAATGCCTGGGCGGCGTAGAGCCAGTAGACCGCCGCGGCGGCGGTATGCCAGGGGGCTGAGTACCCCTTGAACAGGGAAAAGAAATCGGCCATCCAGTAGGTGCCGGACGCCCATGCGGTCAGGCCGGCCACCAGTCCCAGGAGCCAGGCGCCTTTCAGTGAACGGTTCTCCAGTGCCATGAGCAGCGGGACCAGGGCGACCCAGCCGGCGACAAACGCCTGTGGCAGGAGGAACGGCAGGCTGAGGAGCAGACCCGCGAGCGCGGCAAGGGCGATCGGCAGAGTCCGGTTTGCGAGGCCGGCGCGGGTGGGCTGTTCCGAGGAGGCTGCCATGGTCTGTTCGGGCGGACAGAGCCGGTGCCCGGGGTCGTTGCGGGCACCGGCCATCCTGCACGGAACGTCAGTTGATGTCCCGTGTCTCCACGTCCCAGTCGCCACTCTCACAGAGGACGCAGTCGGCACCGAAGAAGACGTAGGCCGCATGGGCGTCGTCCATCAGGTAATACCGCATCCATGCCGTGGAGGGGCCGCGGAAATCGCCGGCACTGCCGACCGGCTCGAAGTGACCGGCGCCATCCAGGGTGCCCCAGAACACCGGCACGTTGGTGTTGTTGAACACCGGGCGCTGGTTGAGAATCGGGCCTGCAATGGTGTCGCTGCTCCCGGACATGAGGAACATGGGCCCGTTCTGGTTGCTCTGGGAATCGCTGTCATGGCCCAGCCCGATCACGTAGGGCTGCATCGGCGCCGTTGCCGTGACCCGGGGGTCCTGACCAGCCATGATGCTGCCGCCCCCGCCCTGGGAATGGCCCGATGTCGCCACCCGGTCCATGTCCAGGTTGCCGGCGTAGACGCTGTTGCCGTTGGCGTTCTCCTGCTCCAGGTAATCGAGGCAGTCGATCATGTCCTCGCCATCCCCGGCGCTGGAGGTCTCCGCTGCGGCCACCACGAAACCGTGGCTCGCCCAGTGCGACAGCAGGCTGCCGTAGGTGGTGGGGCTGGTGCCGGTGCCGTTGCCCCAGATGATGACGGGGTGCTGCAGACCCGTATCACCCAGGTCGGTGGGGTAGTGGATCTCGCAGCCATCCGAGAACCACCCGCCGCTCTCCGTGGACGATGTGGTGGAGTACGGCCCGTCTTCAGCGAAGTTGCTGACCGACGGAAAGCCGGTGCCCGTCTCGTCGTCCTCCGGGGGTGGCAGGTCATCGCCGTTGCCCGGGCTCAGTGCTGTTGCCGTGCCGGTTGCCAGTGCGAAGGCCGTGGCAGTCAGCCAGGCGGTCAGCGTGGTTTCCCTCTTGATGCTTTCCATCGCATCTCCTCCTCATTGTTTGCCGTGACGTTGCGCACTTGCGACGCATGAAGAGGCTCCGGACGCTCACGGCGGCGACCCGGTGCCTGTCTGGAGTCCCATCATCCGTGGATGGGATCAAAAGACTGTATTGTTCTGTGCTGAAACAAAGTGGCTGTTTGTCTCTGTGACAGAATTAGTCGCCGACCCGCACACTGTCAAGTGTCTTCGGGATCGGAGGCGGCGCTGGCGTCCGGGAGTGATTTCGGAGGAGGCTGATCGTCATCCGCATGGGCACGCGGGTCCAGCTCGTGGATGGCAGGGGTGGTGCGGCTCATGGTGCGATAGGGGCCGTGGGCGGCGGCGCGCTCGTGTCGCAGCAGCCAGGCCGCGGCGCCGGTGGCGGCGGCGATCACCGCCATGTAGATGAACAGGCCCGCCCCGCCCAGCGCGGCGATGATCAAGCCGGCCAGGACGGGGCTGC
This sequence is a window from Aquisalimonas asiatica. Protein-coding genes within it:
- the lnt gene encoding apolipoprotein N-acyltransferase produces the protein MAASSEQPTRAGLANRTLPIALAALAGLLLSLPFLLPQAFVAGWVALVPLLMALENRSLKGAWLLGLVAGLTAWASGTYWMADFFSLFKGYSAPWHTAAAAVYWLYAAQAFALAALALQWLRRVTGLSDLLLVPIVFVGVLNLFPVLFPLRPGEGQSLFLPAIQGVDLGGVRTLDLLMALAATLIHEQLRVAGHRSRLSLRLAAAGLLVAWFGYGIAALHDWRETTATLPPLTVGVVQPNDPPTRGIPPLPSGYSRLAPPELEATRDLAGAGAELVVWPEARYKGYHRNPGVRHRYHQAARELGITLAFQDAETADQGGGTHHYNTASVLGPDGAPAGHYRKMGRVPFGEYLPWADTLPWLAPAAEAYFGDFMETLTAGDRPDAIEVAGRRVIPRICYETVFPELVARGVDGAGGVLVVHSMNNWFGETAQPSMHLRTSILRAVENRVPMVHAINNGPSALVGPDGGIIKATTPFATDTLLADLPDPQDTGATLFNRYPRAVPMALNTGLGVLVAYAAACAWRRRAGQRDRGRTKTSMRDGVTGGPN
- a CDS encoding transglutaminase domain-containing protein; translated protein: MRLEVGCVIRMECPQPTPLILLLRPRSGRYQWIISERYALTPHVPATEYVDGFGNLCQRLVAPPGLFTVETSAEVDVAAEEAIASGAPYVPVETLPDEVLVYLMPSRFCESDRLGAVASEAAGSAAMGYDQVAAISQWVYQHLTYLPESDPSPVSALEVYARGEGVCRDFAHLAVALCRSLNIPARMVAGYLQDLEPMDLHAWFEAYVGGRWYTFDPTRPGNNKARVTLAQGRDAADIPVFNQFGPPVTPSRMDVFVRPLSR
- a CDS encoding alpha/beta hydrolase, with the translated sequence MESIKRETTLTAWLTATAFALATGTATALSPGNGDDLPPPEDDETGTGFPSVSNFAEDGPYSTTSSTESGGWFSDGCEIHYPTDLGDTGLQHPVIIWGNGTGTSPTTYGSLLSHWASHGFVVAAAETSSAGDGEDMIDCLDYLEQENANGNSVYAGNLDMDRVATSGHSQGGGGSIMAGQDPRVTATAPMQPYVIGLGHDSDSQSNQNGPMFLMSGSSDTIAGPILNQRPVFNNTNVPVFWGTLDGAGHFEPVGSAGDFRGPSTAWMRYYLMDDAHAAYVFFGADCVLCESGDWDVETRDIN
- a CDS encoding acyl-CoA dehydrogenase family protein; its protein translation is MDFAHSARTEELRSRVIQFMEHYVLPYNSQWHREAATGQYPLELVDDIKALARWDGLWNLFLPGLRGDEPGTALSNLEYAPIAEVMGRVHWAPEVFNCSAPDTGNMELLHLFASPRQYDSWQRPLLEGTIRSCFAMSEPDVASSDATNMQTSIRRDGDEYVINGRKWFITGPSHPNCQLAVVLGVSNADPDSDPHARHSMVLVPMDAPGLEVVRNIPIMHYHSPEGHCELVFRNVRVPAENLLGEEGQGFAMAQARLGPGRIHHCMRSIGQCEVALELMRERALERRTFGQYLSDQANIREWIAESRLEIDQARLLVLQAAWQIDTQGARAARTAVSGIKAVVARLQTRVVDRAMQVFGAMGLTPDTPLSYLWTWGRAMRFLDGPDEVHLRSVARDELRKARETRGATAPYFTFTDQ